In Janthinobacterium agaricidamnosum NBRC 102515 = DSM 9628, the DNA window GCCGCCGCCGAATATGCCATACACGATGGCCAGCACGATCAGCAGGAAGATCAGGTTGAACACGAGGCGCCGGCTAAAATCGAGCGCGCGCCAAAAATGGCCAAAACCGCGGCGCAGCGGCGGAAACGGGTTGAGTGACATGAGGACTCCGTAGTGGTTGGCGGACAAAGTAGCAATTCATTTGCTTGCAAGTTACTTGAAGCAAACACCCACTGTAGCCGAAAATCCGTACAAATACTAATTTTGCAAGACCGGCAATGAATAGTCGGCCGGCCGCGAAATCAGCAGCAGGCCGGCCAGCACCAGCAAGCCATTGAGGATCAGCAATTCCAGCCCCAGGCGGTAGGCGCCGAACAGCGCGGCCTGGCAGTAATCGATGGCGTAGCACAGCAGCGGCCCGGCCACGACCACCAGCGGCACCCAGCGCTCATGCAAGCGGCGCCGGGTCAGCAAGCCGAAGGCGAACAGGCCCAGCAACGGACCATAGGTATAACTGGCCAGTTTCAGGATCACGCCGATCATGCTCGGGCTGTCGACCCATTTGAAGGCCAGGATCAGCAGCAGGAACAGCGCGGCGAAGCTCAGGTGGACCCGCTGGCGCCAGCGTTTTTGCAGGTGCTCCGGCAAGTCCGGGCGGCGCTGCAAGCCCAGCAAGTCGATGCAAAAAGTCGACGTCAGCGCGGTGATCGCGCCATCGACGCTGGGAAACAGCGCCGAAATCAGCGCAATGAAAAAGATCAGTTGCAAGACCGCCGGGAAATGGCCCAGCACCACCGCCGGGAACAGCTGGTCGCCGCTGGCGCCGACGCCGGCCAGCGGCGCGTACAGGTGCAGCAAGCCACCGAGGAACAGGAACAGCAGCAGCACGCCGGTCAGGATCACGGTCAGCGCCAGCATATTCTTTTGCGAATTGCGCAGCGTGCGCACCGAGATATTCTTTTGCATCATTTCCTGGTCCATGCCGGTCATCGCGATGGTGATGAACATGCCGGCCAGCACGTGTTTCCAGAAGTAAGCGGGACTGTCGATGTCCCACGTAAAGACCCGCGCCAGGCCGTGCGAGCGCAGTTGCTCCAGGCTGCCGGCCAGCGACAAGTCCATCTTGTCGAGCAAGAACACGGTGCAAATGACCAGCCCCAGCAGCATGCAGCCGGTTTGCAGCATATCGGTCCAGACAATGGTCTTGACCCCGCCTTCATAGGTGTACAGCAAGATCATCAGCAGCACCGCCATGCTGGTCAGCCAGAATGGCACACCGAAGCCGTCGAGGATTGTCGCTTGCAGGATATTCACCACCAGATATAAGCGGGCGCTGGCGCCCAGCAGCCGCGACAGGATGAAAAACGCCGCCCCGCTCTGGCAGGAACGGCGCCCCAGCCGCACCTCGAGGTAATGGTAGATCGAGGTCAACTTCAAGCGGTAATACAGCGGCAGCAACACCAAGGCAATCACCAGATAACCGAGCACATAACCGATCATCAATTGAATATAGCCAAAACCGTCGCGCCCGACCGCTCCCGGCACGCTGATGAACGTGACGCCGGTCAGCGTGGTGCCGACCATGCCGAAGGCGACCAGCGCCCAGTGGCTGTTTTTATTGCCGATGAAAAAACTGTGATTGGTGGCGTGGCGCGAGGTGCGCCAGGCAACGCCCAGCAACAGCGCAAAATAGGCAATGACGAAGGAAAACAGGACGGCTGGGGACATGGCTGGAATCAGGGATGGCAAGGCAAGCGCAAGAATATACACGCAGATGCGCGCGCATGCACGCTTGCCGCCCTCATCAGCACGATGACGGCCGGGCCGGAGCAGCGCTCAGATTTGCGCCAGGCCGCCATCGGCCTGAATGTCGGCGCCGTTGATATAACTGGCGGCGTCGGACGCCAGGAACGTCACCACGCCGGCGATTTCGCGCGCATCGGCATTGCGGCCCAGCGGCACCAGCCCGCCCAGGTAAGCGTAAAAACCGTCCAGGTCGGCCCCGCTGCCGGCCAGTCCCGCCAGGCCGGGGGTTTCGGTGTTGCCGGGGCTGACCGCGTTGATGCGGATGCCGCGCCCTTGCAAGTCCAGCACCCAGCTGCGCACCAGGCTGCGGATCGCCGCCTTGGTCGCCGAATACACGCCCAGGCCGCCCTGGCCCTTGATGCCGGAAATCGACGACGTGACGATCACCGAGGCGCCCTGCGCCAGCAAGGGCAACGCTTTTTGCACGGTAAACAAGGTGCCCTTGATATTGATATCGAGATGCCGGTCGACATGGTCTTCAGTGACTTGTTCCAGCGTCGCGATTTCCGCGATCGCCGCATTGGCGAACAGGATGTCGAGCCGGCCTTTTTCAGCCTGGACGATGGCGTACAAACGGTCCAGGTCGGCCAGCCGGGCCACATCGCCGCGCACGCCGGTCGCGTTGGGGCCGAGCTCGGCCACGGCGGCGTCCAGTTCGGCCTGGCGCCGGCCGGTGATGAATACATAGGCGCCTTCGGCGATGAATGCCTTGGCGGTGGCCAGCCCGATGCCGCTGGTGCCGCCGGTAATGACGGCGACTTTACCTTCGAGTAACTTGCTCATGCTGTGCTTCCTTTGGTGAAGGGTGAAATGGAACTGCTCTTCTACGATCATGTGCATATGCACATATCAGGTGAAATAAAAAGCGCCGCGGCGCTGCCGATCATGGCAACCCTACAGCGCTCCGGTGATGCTTAAAAAATCATGGCGCAAGATGCGCGCGTGCTGCGCCCCGACCAAGGCCTCATATTCGGCTTGCGCCGCTAGCCACAGCGGCCTGGCTTGGTCGATCTTGGCCAGCCCGGCCGCCGAAATCGACAAGACATGGCGGCGCCGCTCTTCCGGGTGGGCCGTGCTGATGACCAGTTCTTTTTGCAGCAACGGTTTCAGCGCGCGCAGCAAGGTGGTGCGGTCGGTCAGCAAGAGCGCCGCCAACTCGTTCATGCCCATGCCCTGTTCCCTGTGCTGCTCAAGGAAATTCAAGATTCCATACTGGGTCGTGGTAATGTTCGACGGCGCAAAATGCCGCTCGTATAACTTCGAGATATAACGCGACATTTGGCGGGTGGCCGAGCAGTGGCAAGCGAGAGGTCCGAGATCTTCCATGCGCTTATTATAGGAGTGCATATGCACAATTACAATGAGCAGCGGACAAATTTAATGGGAACAAAGGTGAAATACGATGCAAGCGGGCGATCTGGAATTACTGGTCAAGCTGGAAATGCCGTATGGCAAATACAAAGGCCGGCTGCTGGCCGACCTGCCCGGCCACTACCTGGGCTGGTTCGCGCGTGAAGGTTTTCCTGCGGGGCAACTGGGCGCGCTGATCGCGCTGATGTATGAACTGGACCATAACAATCTGCGCACCCTGCTCGACCCGCTGCGCACCCGGCCACGGCAATATTAGAAGGCGCTGACTTTTTTGGCCAGCAAGCGGCTCAATTCTCCATTGTCGAGCAACGCCTTGAGTTCGGTCGCGCCGCCGACCAGCACGCCGTTGACGAAGACCATCGGAAAGGTCGGCCAGCCGGTCCACATCTTCAGCGCCGCGCGGCGCCGCCACTGGCTGACATAACTGCCGTATTGCAGATAGTGATAAGGCGTGCCCAGCACGTCGAAAATCTTGCGCGCCTTGGGCGGGAATGGATTCAGTGCCATGCCGACGATCACCACCGGGTGGGCGGCGACGGCGTCCTGCACTTCCCGCACGATATCGGCATGGCTGTCGGAAATCTGTTGGCGGATCGCCGGGTGGATCTGTGCTTCGTCGAAAATATTACGGCTCATGTCAGGGTTCCCAATGATGGTTGCATAGCGGATGCAGCAATGTAGCCGCTATGCAACCATTTGGGAAGGAACATCTTAATGTACCGTAGCGCCCTCGACATGTTGCGCCAGATTCTTGCTGGCCAGCCATGCCAGCGGCAGCAGTGCGAATAGCGCGGCGGCCACGCCGGCCCACGGCGTCGACGCCATCAAGCGGTGCGACACCATCAGCGCGCCCATCATCGAACCGCTGGAAATGCCCAGGTTGAAGGCCGAGATATTCAGGCCGGATGCAAAATCGACGGCTTTCGGGGTGTAGCGCTCGGCGGTCGCCAGCATGCCGGCTTGCAAGGCTGGCGACAGGCCGAAGGCGAACAAGCCCCACACGAACAGCATCAGCACCATCATGACCTGTCCGTGGATGGTCAGCGCCAGCACCAGCTGGGTCAGCGCCAGCGCGACCAGCATCATGCGCAAGGCGCGTTGCCAACCGTAATGGCTGGTCAGGTAGCCACCGGCCAGGTTGCCGGCGAAGGTCGCCGCGCCGAACACGATCAGCAAGGCGCTGGCCGTGGTCGCGGAAAAGCCGGTGATGTCGGTCAGGATCGGCGTGACGAAGGTGAACGCGGCAAAGCTGCTGCCGAAACCGAAGGTGGTGATCGCCATCATGGTGACGATCGGCAAGCTGCCCAGTGCCGCCAACTGGGTCGATGCCCTGGCGCCGCCGCCATGCGCCAGGCCGGACGGCAGCCAGCGCAGCATCGCGCCCAATCCCAGCGCGGCCAGCAAGACCACCGCGAAGAACGGCAAACGCCAGCCCATCAAATTGCCGAGGAAACTGCCAAGTGGCACGCCGATCACCATCGCCAGCGTCAAGCCGGCGAACATCACGGAAATCGCCCGGCCGGCCTGCCCTTTCGGCACCAGGCTGGCGGCCACGGTGGCGCCGATGGCAAAGAACGTGCCATGCGCCACGGCGGTGATGATGCGGCCGAACAGCAACACTTGATAGCTGCCGGACAAGGCGGCCAGCAAGTTGCCGGCCAAAAATACCGACATCAAGCCCAGCAACGCGGCCTTGCGCGGCAAGCGCGACAGGCCGATCACCAGCAATGGCGTGCCGATCGCCAGCGCCAGCGCATACAGGCTGACCAGCGCGCCGGCCGATTCCAGCGAGATCGCCAAATCCCTGGCGATGGCCGGCAAGATGCCGACCACGATAAATTCCGTGACGCCGATGGCAAAGGCGGACACCGCCAGCGACAGGACGGCGGGCGGCATGGAGGTTTTGACTGCGGTGTTCATGAGGTGCTCCAACAAGATTTCAAGATGCCAGTGTATAGAACAGCGCACTTTTGATATAGACTCCATCTATGAAAACACTTATGAAATGGATTCACCATGTCACGCCAGGATATCAACCGCTCCGCTGAAATGGCGGTGTTTGTCGAAGTCGTCGAATGGTCGGGTTTCAGCGCCGCGGCGCGGCGGCTGGACATGACGCCTTCGGCGGTCAGCAAGCTGATCGGGCGGCTGGAAACGCGGCTCGGCGCGCGCCTGCTGAACCGCACCACCCGCCAGTTGCAAACCACGCCGGAAGGCGCGGCCTTTTATGCGCAGTGCAAGCGCATCCTGGAAGATATCGACTGCGCCGAGCGTGAAGCGTCGCAAGGCGCGGCGCCGCGCGGCAGCCTGCGCGTGAATTGCTTTTCGCCGTTCGGGATATTGTATTTCCTGCCGATCTTGCCGGAATTCATGCAGCGTTATCCCGACATCACGGTCGATGTCGCCGTCAACGATATCGTCATCGACTTGCTGGCCGACCGCGCCGACCTGGCGATCCGCACCGGCAAGCTGAAGGAATCGAACCTGATCGCCCGCAAACTCGGCGCCGGGCCGATGGTGGTGGTGGCCGCGCCAGCCTACCTGGCGCGGCATGGGGTGCCAGCCACCCCGGCAGAACTGGCCAGCCACAATCTGCTGGAATTCAGCTTTACGCGGCACATGGAAGCGTGGCCGTTCCTCGATGGCGGCCACCAGGTCATGGTGCAGCCGCAAGGCAACGCCATGCTCAGCGACGGCGAAAGCATGCGCCACGCGGTGCTGGCCGGCCTCGGACTGGCGCGGCTGTCGCGCATGCACGTGCAGCACGATATCGACGCCGGCCGGCTGGTGGCGTTGCTGGAACCGTACAATCCCGGCGATATCGAAGAAGTCCACGCGGTGTTTGTCGGCCCCGGCACCCAATTGCCGGCCAGGGTGCGGGTGATGCTGGATTTCTTATTAGAAAAAATCAGATTCCCGGGCGCCCAACATTAAAAGCGACGCTTATCAATCAACCTGCATGCGCTTGCCGGCGCTGAACATGGCCTCGAACTCATCGGCCGGCACCGCCGGGCTGAACAGATAACCCTGCAACTGGTCGCAACCCAGTTCGCGCAGGAACAGCATTTGCTCGACCGTCTCGACGCCTTCGGCGACGATTTCCTGGCGCATTTGCTGCGCCATCGTCACGATGGCCTGGGCGATCGCGCAATCGTTTTCTTCATCCGGCAAGCCGATGACAAACGAGCGGTCGATCTTGAGCGTGCTGATCGGGAATTTCTTCAGGTAGGCAAGGCTGGAATAACCGGTGCCGAAATCGTCCAGCGCCAGCGCCAGTCCCATCGCCACCAATTCATTCATGATCACGATCACCGTGTCGGCGCCGCGCATCAGCAAGCTTTCGGTGATCTCCAGCATGATTTGCCGGGGCTGCACATCGTAGCGCTGCAATACCGCCGCTATGCGCGCCGGCAAATGCTGGTCGAATTGCCTCGCCGACAGGTTAACCGCGATCGGCGGCATCACCAGGCCGGCGTCGCGCCAGGCGCGAATCTGGCGGCACGCCTCTTCCAGCACCCAGGTGCCGAGGTCGAGGATCAAACTGGTTTCTTCGGCGACCGGGATGAACAGGCCGGGCGACACCATGCCGTACACCGGGTGCTTCCAACGCAACAGCGCTTCGGCGCCGACGATGCTGCCGGTGCTCAGGCTGACCTTGGGCTGGTAATGCAGCTGCAATTCATTGTCGCCCAGCGCCAGCCGCATCTCGCTTTCCAGCCGCAAATGCTCCTTGGCGCGCCGGTTCATGTCTTCGCGGTAAAACAGGAACGTCGGTTCGATGTTTTGCACCGCCTTGGCCACCGCCACGTCGGCAAAGCGGAATAGCGAGGTGGTATCGAGTCCGTCTTCCGGAAACACGGTGATGCCGATGCCGGCGCCGACATGCAAATTGTGCGTATCGATGCGGATCGGCGTTTCCAGCAAGGTCAGCAGCTTTTGCGCGACATGCGCCGCGTGTTCGCGCTTTTCAATCTGCAGCAAGGCGACGACAAATTTACTGCCGTCGACCCGCGCCAGGATGTCGGCGTCGCGCAGCGCGGTGCGGAACAGGCGGCTGATTTCCACCAGCAGCTGGTCGCCCACTTCATGGCCCAGCGTATCGCTGATCGAACCGACCCGGCTGATGTCGATCACCATCAATGCGCCATGGCTGAGCTTGCGGCGCGCCTCGGTCAGGGCCTGGTCGACCAGCTGGTTCAGCAAGCCGCGGTTCGGCAAGCCGGTCAGGCTGTCGTAATTGGCCATGCGCTGCATGCGCGCCTCGGCGTCCTTGTGCACGCTGATGTCGGAAAACAGCGAGAAGGTATGGCTGATCTGGCCGTCGTCGTCGCGCACCACGCTGATCGTCACCGATTGCGGAAACAGTTCGCCATTCTTCCTGCGGCCGATAATTTCACCGCGCCACGAACCGTCGCCGCGCATCGCGCCACGCACCTTGGCGCGGAATTCGGCGTCATGCACGCCGGAACGCAGCAAGTCCGGCGTATGGCCGATCGATTCGGACGGCGAATAACCGGTGATGCGGCTGAACGAGCTGTTGACCGAGACGATGCGTTCATCGGCGTCGGTGATCAGCATGCCTTGTTCGCTGTCTTCGATCATGCGTGCATGCAGGCGCACCTTGTCGTACGGCGACAGCGGTTCATTGACGCTGGAAAACGAGACATGCATGCCGCACGCTTCGGCGCTGGCGTCGAGGATGGTCGAACAGGTCAGGCGCAGCCAGAATACCCCGCCCGACTTCTTGCGGCGCCGCACTTCGGTGGTCACGCTGCCGCTGTCGACAAACAATTCGGCGATGCGCGCGTCGTCATCGTCGTCGGCGTACAGGAACAGGATGTGCTGGCCCAGCGCTTCGCGGCTGGAATAGCCGAACATTTGCTCCGCGCCATGGTCCCAGGCGGTCACGAAGCCGTCCAGGTCGAGCTCGATCAAGGCCGGCGCCGGCGTCGAAAACACCGGCAGCGACGCGATATCGACTTCGCGCAATTGACCCAGCGCCGCGTCGAGTTGTCCAAGGGTACGCTCAAGCGCGGCGCCTTGCTGGGAGCGCGCGGCGCGGCTGAGTTCCAGGCATTGCTGGATGGTGCTGTCAAACATGGTTACGGTCCGCCATTTCAGTCGTTTCAGCAATTACGTCCAGCATCCACAGGTGGGCCGCCAGCACGCTGCGGCCCCACTCTTCAGCCGGTAATTGCAAGGCTTTCAAATGTTGTCCTAGCACTTCAAAATCTCCCGCCTCGGCCGCTTCTATCGTCAGCAGCAAGGCGCCCAACTCGCCTTCACGGGCCAGCAACGCCGTTTGCACCGTCTGGCACAAGGCCAGCACCGGCAGCAATTGCGCCAGCGGCGTACCGAACAACACGCCCAGCAAGGAAAACAAGCCGCTGATAAAAGCTTGCTCCTGATGCATTTTATCCAGGCCCAGGACGCCGGCCAACGCCTCCATCAGGCGCGCCCGCACCGCCGCCCTCGCCAGCAGCATACCAGAGCGCGGATCGCCATCACGCGCGGCGAACAGCATCAGGTTGAGCCAGCGCCGCAATTGCTGGCGGCCGAGCAACATGATGGCGTGGTTGACACTGGTCACGCGGCGACCGCCGCCGACGCCAGCGGAATTAACCAGACGCAGCAAATGATACGACAGGCGCGGGTCGCGCCGCAGCAAAGTTTCAATCTCATCGGTGGGACCGTCGCTGGCCACCAATTCCATCAGCCGCAGCGCCAAGGCGCGCGACGCGGCCTGGTTGGCCGCCGCAGCCGGCGCCGGCATCAGATACCAGTTGCCGCGCACCCAGCCTGCCCGTGGCGCCCAGTCGCCGCTGAATACCTCACCGGCATCGGCCAGTTGATCGATGGAAAGCGCCGACCAGCCATGGACGGACCATGCGGCGGCCGCTTCGGCGCTGCTATTGTCGGGAAAAAAACAGGGATAACGCTGCGCCAGTTCCGGGCACGCGGCACAGCCGGCCTGGCCGGCCGGCGGCAAAGCTGTGCCGGCCAGCAGCAAGGCGGCCGGCCGGCCTTGACGGTCGGCCAACAGATCGAAAAATACCAGGGATGCTGTACTCAATATGATCATCGAAAAAAATCAGGTCGCGGGCCGGCATACGCCAAAATCGGTGAGATAGCGATCGCAGCAATGTTTATGGTACTCTGAAATTGTTGGCTTATGTCAACATTTTGCCACTGGCCGCCACGCTGGCCACCACGCCGCCGGCCACTATTTTAACCAATTACTGGCAATACTCCCGGCAAGTAGCGGCTCAAGCGGCCCAGCAAGCCCGGTTGTCCCAAACGCTCGGTCCACCAGCGCAACGCCGCCCCGCCCTGGCCGACCCGCCACGCCAGATAAAAAGTTTCCGCAGGCTTCGGCTCTTCGACCGCTTTTTCCACCAGCAAGCCCCGCGCGATGGCCGCCCGCGCCGATGGTTCCGGCAAGAAACCAAAGCCCAGGCCCGCCACCTGGTAATCGAACTTTCCTTGCATGCCAGGCACGGTCAGGCTGTCTTGCCCGAGCACCACGCCGACGGTGCGCGGCGCCATCTGGCGCGCCGAATCGGCCACCACCACGGCGCGGTGATGCTGCAAATGATTGCGGCTCAGCGGTTCCTGCACCGCGGCCAGCGGATGGCCGGGCGCCACCGTAAACACAAACGCCAGGCTGCCGATCGCCTGCGATACATACCCGCCGCCGGCCGGACCGTCGCCGGGCGCGCCGACCAGCAAGTCGACCCGGTGCTCCAGCAACGCTTCCCACGTGCCGGACAAGGTTTCCTGCACCAGGCGCAGCCGGGTTTGCCGCGCCACGTCGCAAAAGGCGGCCACGTCGTCTTGCAGCGCCAGCACCGGAAACATGCTATCGAGGCCGATCGCCAGTTCGGTTTCCCAGCCGGACGCAACCCGGCGCACCCGGTGCTCCAGGTCGTGCGCCGCTTTCAGCAAGTAGCGCCCTTCCTTCAGCAATTCGTGGCCGGCCCGGGTCAGCAGCACGCGCGGTCCGTTGCGCTCGAATACTTGCACGCCCAAGTCTTCTTCCAGCTTGGCGACGGTATAGGAAATGGTCGACGGTACTTTGTGCAATTCCTTGCCGGCGGCGGAAAAGGAACCGCGGCGATCGATCGCATCGACGATGTGCAACGCTTCCAGGCTGAGTCTGAGCATTCGAATTTTTCGATCATAAGCCACTAAATTTTCCGTTTTTCATTTCAAAAAACGGCGCCTATACTGCTTTCCATCGGTGCAACAGCGGGGCGAAGCGGAAAACATCTTGCCCTTTTCGAAATTATCGCACATTAACTTTCAGCAGAATCGAGGACATCATGTTGCAAATACGTAAAAGCGAAGAACGCGGCATTGCCAACCACGGCTGGCTGCATTCGCAGCACAGCTTTTCCTTCGGCAGCTACCACGACCCGAAACATGTCGGTTTTGGTCCCTTGCTGGTGATTAATGAAGACCGCGTCGCGCCGGCCCAGGGTTTTGGCACCCACGGCCACCGCGACATGGAAATCATTTCCTATGTGCTGGAAGGCGCACTGGCACACAAGGACAGCATGGGCACCGGGTCGGTCTTGCATTACGGCGATGTGCAGCGCATGAGCGCCGGCCATGGCGTGCGGCATAGCGAATTCAACCATTCGGAAACGGACGGCGTGCACTTCCTGCAAATCTGGATCGCGCCCAGCGCCAGCGCCATCGGCATCGCCCCCAGCTATGAAGAGAAACATTTCACTCAAGAAAGCAAATCCGGCAAGCTGCGCCTGATCGCCTCCAGCGACGGCCGCCAGGGTTCGGTGCTGATCCACCAGGATGCGGCGCTGTACGCCAGCATCATGGATGAAGGGCAACGCCTGGAACATGCGCTGGGCGCCGGCCGGCTCGGCTATGTGCACCTGATCCGCGGCAGCCTGGTGGTCAACGGCACGCCGCTGAAAGGCGGCGACGCGCTGAAAGTGACGCAGGAAAGCCTGATCACGCTGGAGCAGGCGGAACAAGCAGAACTGCTGCTGTTCGACTTGCCGGCCTGAGCCGTCCAGCCATCCCTTGTGAAACCCCAGCCAGTCCCAACCTGACGGGCA includes these proteins:
- a CDS encoding sodium:solute symporter, which codes for MSPAVLFSFVIAYFALLLGVAWRTSRHATNHSFFIGNKNSHWALVAFGMVGTTLTGVTFISVPGAVGRDGFGYIQLMIGYVLGYLVIALVLLPLYYRLKLTSIYHYLEVRLGRRSCQSGAAFFILSRLLGASARLYLVVNILQATILDGFGVPFWLTSMAVLLMILLYTYEGGVKTIVWTDMLQTGCMLLGLVICTVFLLDKMDLSLAGSLEQLRSHGLARVFTWDIDSPAYFWKHVLAGMFITIAMTGMDQEMMQKNISVRTLRNSQKNMLALTVILTGVLLLFLFLGGLLHLYAPLAGVGASGDQLFPAVVLGHFPAVLQLIFFIALISALFPSVDGAITALTSTFCIDLLGLQRRPDLPEHLQKRWRQRVHLSFAALFLLLILAFKWVDSPSMIGVILKLASYTYGPLLGLFAFGLLTRRRLHERWVPLVVVAGPLLCYAIDYCQAALFGAYRLGLELLILNGLLVLAGLLLISRPADYSLPVLQN
- a CDS encoding SDR family oxidoreductase, which translates into the protein MSKLLEGKVAVITGGTSGIGLATAKAFIAEGAYVFITGRRQAELDAAVAELGPNATGVRGDVARLADLDRLYAIVQAEKGRLDILFANAAIAEIATLEQVTEDHVDRHLDINIKGTLFTVQKALPLLAQGASVIVTSSISGIKGQGGLGVYSATKAAIRSLVRSWVLDLQGRGIRINAVSPGNTETPGLAGLAGSGADLDGFYAYLGGLVPLGRNADAREIAGVVTFLASDAASYINGADIQADGGLAQI
- a CDS encoding MarR family winged helix-turn-helix transcriptional regulator encodes the protein MEDLGPLACHCSATRQMSRYISKLYERHFAPSNITTTQYGILNFLEQHREQGMGMNELAALLLTDRTTLLRALKPLLQKELVISTAHPEERRRHVLSISAAGLAKIDQARPLWLAAQAEYEALVGAQHARILRHDFLSITGAL
- a CDS encoding DUF3820 family protein; protein product: MQAGDLELLVKLEMPYGKYKGRLLADLPGHYLGWFAREGFPAGQLGALIALMYELDHNNLRTLLDPLRTRPRQY
- a CDS encoding glutaredoxin domain-containing protein → MSRNIFDEAQIHPAIRQQISDSHADIVREVQDAVAAHPVVIVGMALNPFPPKARKIFDVLGTPYHYLQYGSYVSQWRRRAALKMWTGWPTFPMVFVNGVLVGGATELKALLDNGELSRLLAKKVSAF
- a CDS encoding MFS transporter; this translates as MNTAVKTSMPPAVLSLAVSAFAIGVTEFIVVGILPAIARDLAISLESAGALVSLYALALAIGTPLLVIGLSRLPRKAALLGLMSVFLAGNLLAALSGSYQVLLFGRIITAVAHGTFFAIGATVAASLVPKGQAGRAISVMFAGLTLAMVIGVPLGSFLGNLMGWRLPFFAVVLLAALGLGAMLRWLPSGLAHGGGARASTQLAALGSLPIVTMMAITTFGFGSSFAAFTFVTPILTDITGFSATTASALLIVFGAATFAGNLAGGYLTSHYGWQRALRMMLVALALTQLVLALTIHGQVMMVLMLFVWGLFAFGLSPALQAGMLATAERYTPKAVDFASGLNISAFNLGISSGSMMGALMVSHRLMASTPWAGVAAALFALLPLAWLASKNLAQHVEGATVH
- a CDS encoding LysR family transcriptional regulator, producing the protein MSRQDINRSAEMAVFVEVVEWSGFSAAARRLDMTPSAVSKLIGRLETRLGARLLNRTTRQLQTTPEGAAFYAQCKRILEDIDCAEREASQGAAPRGSLRVNCFSPFGILYFLPILPEFMQRYPDITVDVAVNDIVIDLLADRADLAIRTGKLKESNLIARKLGAGPMVVVAAPAYLARHGVPATPAELASHNLLEFSFTRHMEAWPFLDGGHQVMVQPQGNAMLSDGESMRHAVLAGLGLARLSRMHVQHDIDAGRLVALLEPYNPGDIEEVHAVFVGPGTQLPARVRVMLDFLLEKIRFPGAQH
- a CDS encoding putative bifunctional diguanylate cyclase/phosphodiesterase, with the translated sequence MFDSTIQQCLELSRAARSQQGAALERTLGQLDAALGQLREVDIASLPVFSTPAPALIELDLDGFVTAWDHGAEQMFGYSSREALGQHILFLYADDDDDARIAELFVDSGSVTTEVRRRKKSGGVFWLRLTCSTILDASAEACGMHVSFSSVNEPLSPYDKVRLHARMIEDSEQGMLITDADERIVSVNSSFSRITGYSPSESIGHTPDLLRSGVHDAEFRAKVRGAMRGDGSWRGEIIGRRKNGELFPQSVTISVVRDDDGQISHTFSLFSDISVHKDAEARMQRMANYDSLTGLPNRGLLNQLVDQALTEARRKLSHGALMVIDISRVGSISDTLGHEVGDQLLVEISRLFRTALRDADILARVDGSKFVVALLQIEKREHAAHVAQKLLTLLETPIRIDTHNLHVGAGIGITVFPEDGLDTTSLFRFADVAVAKAVQNIEPTFLFYREDMNRRAKEHLRLESEMRLALGDNELQLHYQPKVSLSTGSIVGAEALLRWKHPVYGMVSPGLFIPVAEETSLILDLGTWVLEEACRQIRAWRDAGLVMPPIAVNLSARQFDQHLPARIAAVLQRYDVQPRQIMLEITESLLMRGADTVIVIMNELVAMGLALALDDFGTGYSSLAYLKKFPISTLKIDRSFVIGLPDEENDCAIAQAIVTMAQQMRQEIVAEGVETVEQMLFLRELGCDQLQGYLFSPAVPADEFEAMFSAGKRMQVD
- a CDS encoding EAL and HDOD domain-containing protein — its product is MSTASLVFFDLLADRQGRPAALLLAGTALPPAGQAGCAACPELAQRYPCFFPDNSSAEAAAAWSVHGWSALSIDQLADAGEVFSGDWAPRAGWVRGNWYLMPAPAAAANQAASRALALRLMELVASDGPTDEIETLLRRDPRLSYHLLRLVNSAGVGGGRRVTSVNHAIMLLGRQQLRRWLNLMLFAARDGDPRSGMLLARAAVRARLMEALAGVLGLDKMHQEQAFISGLFSLLGVLFGTPLAQLLPVLALCQTVQTALLAREGELGALLLTIEAAEAGDFEVLGQHLKALQLPAEEWGRSVLAAHLWMLDVIAETTEMADRNHV
- a CDS encoding LysR family transcriptional regulator — translated: MLRLSLEALHIVDAIDRRGSFSAAGKELHKVPSTISYTVAKLEEDLGVQVFERNGPRVLLTRAGHELLKEGRYLLKAAHDLEHRVRRVASGWETELAIGLDSMFPVLALQDDVAAFCDVARQTRLRLVQETLSGTWEALLEHRVDLLVGAPGDGPAGGGYVSQAIGSLAFVFTVAPGHPLAAVQEPLSRNHLQHHRAVVVADSARQMAPRTVGVVLGQDSLTVPGMQGKFDYQVAGLGFGFLPEPSARAAIARGLLVEKAVEEPKPAETFYLAWRVGQGGAALRWWTERLGQPGLLGRLSRYLPGVLPVIG
- a CDS encoding pirin family protein — translated: MLQIRKSEERGIANHGWLHSQHSFSFGSYHDPKHVGFGPLLVINEDRVAPAQGFGTHGHRDMEIISYVLEGALAHKDSMGTGSVLHYGDVQRMSAGHGVRHSEFNHSETDGVHFLQIWIAPSASAIGIAPSYEEKHFTQESKSGKLRLIASSDGRQGSVLIHQDAALYASIMDEGQRLEHALGAGRLGYVHLIRGSLVVNGTPLKGGDALKVTQESLITLEQAEQAELLLFDLPA